In the genome of Falsirhodobacter halotolerans, one region contains:
- a CDS encoding type I secretion system permease/ATPase produces MTRRNATVGAQEVRSVAWASRGALMAVAVFSMVVNLLMLTGPLYMMQVYDRVLTARSEETLVALSLLAVALFAVMGWLDVLRVRIMARVGARFQDALDLRVFRAALRRSARAPDDVPARMSQSDLEAVQRCLASPIVPALFDLPWTPVFAGLIFLFHPALGVLALVSGAVLIAMTLLNRHLSHRPLTQAGRAGAEAEGMAHALRAEGETVRALGMTGAAFRRWSVARRQGLVHALSGAERTGAFSSATRTLRLMMQSAMLGLGAWLVLEQAVGAGVMIASSILLGRALAPVETVIGQWTLVVRAREGADRLATLLTEVPAEADPLPLPRPAAHLRVEGITLTPPGASQPTLRDLSFTLAPGQALGVIGASGAGKSSLARALVGLWAPQAGQVRLDGATLDQYAPDTLGGHVGYLPQRVALFDGTVAENIARLAEPEADAVIAAARAAAAHEMILRLPQGYDTRLSANGGRLSGGQIQRIGLARALYRDPVLLVLDEPNANLDAEGTEALNAAVRAAKARGCAVVVIAHRPAAIQDCDLLMVMEDGASRAFGPRADILRRMVRNHTEIVRAAEEVA; encoded by the coding sequence ATGACGCGCAGAAATGCCACGGTGGGGGCGCAGGAGGTGCGGTCGGTGGCCTGGGCCTCTCGTGGGGCGCTGATGGCCGTCGCGGTGTTCTCGATGGTCGTGAACCTGCTGATGCTGACCGGCCCGCTTTACATGATGCAGGTCTATGACCGCGTTCTGACCGCCCGGTCGGAGGAGACGCTGGTCGCCCTGTCGCTGCTCGCGGTGGCGCTGTTTGCGGTGATGGGCTGGCTGGATGTGCTGCGGGTGCGGATCATGGCGCGGGTGGGGGCGCGGTTTCAGGACGCGCTGGACCTGCGGGTGTTCCGCGCCGCGCTGCGCCGGTCGGCCCGCGCGCCGGACGATGTGCCCGCCCGCATGAGCCAGTCCGATCTTGAGGCGGTGCAGCGCTGTCTCGCCTCGCCCATCGTGCCCGCGCTGTTCGACCTGCCCTGGACGCCGGTCTTTGCCGGGCTGATCTTCCTGTTCCACCCCGCGCTGGGGGTTCTGGCGCTGGTGTCGGGGGCGGTGCTGATCGCGATGACGCTGCTGAACCGCCACTTGTCGCACCGCCCCCTGACCCAAGCGGGCCGCGCCGGGGCCGAGGCGGAGGGAATGGCCCACGCCCTGCGGGCCGAGGGGGAGACGGTGCGCGCCCTTGGCATGACGGGTGCGGCGTTCCGCCGCTGGTCCGTGGCGCGCCGTCAGGGCCTGGTCCACGCCCTGTCGGGGGCGGAGCGGACGGGGGCGTTCTCCTCCGCCACGCGCACCCTGCGTCTGATGATGCAATCGGCGATGCTGGGTCTGGGCGCGTGGCTGGTGCTGGAACAGGCGGTGGGGGCGGGGGTGATGATCGCCTCGTCCATCCTGCTGGGCCGCGCGCTGGCGCCGGTGGAAACGGTGATCGGGCAATGGACGCTGGTGGTGCGCGCCCGCGAAGGGGCGGACCGTCTGGCCACCCTGCTGACCGAGGTTCCGGCCGAGGCGGACCCCTTGCCCCTGCCGCGCCCCGCCGCGCATCTGCGGGTGGAGGGCATCACCCTGACCCCGCCGGGGGCGTCCCAGCCCACCCTGCGCGATCTGTCTTTCACGCTGGCACCGGGGCAGGCGCTGGGCGTCATCGGCGCCTCGGGGGCGGGGAAATCCTCGCTCGCCCGCGCGCTGGTGGGGCTGTGGGCCCCGCAGGCGGGGCAGGTGCGGCTGGACGGGGCGACGCTGGATCAATACGCCCCCGACACGCTGGGCGGTCATGTGGGCTATCTTCCCCAGCGCGTTGCGTTGTTCGACGGAACGGTGGCCGAGAATATCGCCCGTCTGGCCGAGCCGGAGGCCGACGCGGTCATCGCCGCCGCCCGCGCGGCCGCCGCGCATGAGATGATCCTGCGCCTGCCCCAAGGCTACGACACGCGGCTGAGCGCGAATGGCGGGCGGTTGTCGGGCGGCCAGATCCAGCGGATCGGCCTGGCCCGCGCGCTGTACCGCGATCCGGTGCTGCTGGTGCTGGACGAACCCAACGCCAATCTGGACGCCGAGGGGACCGAGGCGCTGAACGCCGCCGTGCGCGCGGCCAAGGCGCGGGGCTGCGCGGTCGTGGTCATCGCCCACCGCCCCGCCGCCATTCAGGATTGCGATCTGCTGATGGTGATGGAGGACGGGGCCAGCCGCGCCTTCGGCCCGCGCGCCGACATCCTGCGCCGCATGGTCCGCAACCATACCGAAATCGTCCGCGCGGCGGAGGAGGTCGCATGA
- a CDS encoding transglycosylase domain-containing protein, producing the protein MSGAGRRTPLVADRRYAQPPGKGSGGGRGGNGSSGGGGKGPGRKPSPRKPAPRKSRNPIVAFVLGIFTLVRRVVWGIFWRAALVLALVVGGATLYFASTLPQVNELLDARVRGSVTMLDENGETFAWRGETYGGTLTSDNASEYLREAVVATEDRRFYRHFGVSPRGIASAIAINLREGRGPLEGNGGSTITQQVAKLLCLGVPFDRDTWDSEADYEADCRRTTIWRKLKEVPYALAMEAKYSKADILTIYFNRVYLGAGARGFEAAAQRYFGKSAADVTPSEAAMLAGLLRAPSYYAPTNSLERATNRANLILGLMQTQGYLTEAEAQQAIANPARLSEAASSRTGGFFADWVMESGPQFLTRDTTEDVIIHTTLDQDIQRKAEEAVTAVFREKVSPGSKAQTAVVVMSADGAVRGMVGGRTVEPAGSFNRATQALRQTGSAFKPFVYAAAMDEGFSPADFVEDVPFTLNIPGSGPWTPSNYDHKFRGVVTLTQALAQSLNIPAVRVSEAVGRQRVIDVASAFGIRSNLVNAPSLALGVSEATLLEMTGAYAGILNGGTAVHPYGLLDLRLRGDDTPLIGQSGGTGERVISDEAAQLLTYMMTQVIETGTGRRAQLPGGREAAGKSGTTQAARDAWFMGFTADYVVGVWMGYDDNTPLQGTTGGGLPADIWREVMARVEEGRPMTPLRKIVPAPRTPPAAPTNQPVQDAAPVAPPPPPPMQEPNVAERILNDVRRAFGG; encoded by the coding sequence ATGAGTGGAGCGGGAAGGCGGACCCCCTTGGTGGCGGATCGGCGATATGCGCAACCCCCCGGCAAGGGATCGGGCGGCGGACGTGGCGGCAATGGGTCCAGTGGCGGCGGGGGCAAGGGCCCCGGTCGCAAGCCCAGCCCGCGCAAACCCGCCCCGCGCAAATCCCGCAACCCGATCGTCGCCTTCGTTCTGGGGATCTTCACGCTGGTGCGCCGCGTGGTCTGGGGCATCTTCTGGCGCGCGGCCCTGGTTCTGGCGCTGGTGGTGGGGGGGGCCACGCTTTACTTCGCCTCCACCCTGCCGCAGGTGAACGAGCTTCTAGACGCGCGCGTCCGCGGCTCGGTCACGATGTTGGACGAGAACGGCGAGACCTTCGCCTGGCGGGGGGAGACCTATGGCGGCACGCTGACCTCGGACAACGCGTCCGAATATCTGCGCGAAGCGGTGGTCGCGACCGAGGATCGGCGGTTCTATCGCCATTTCGGGGTCAGCCCGCGCGGCATCGCCTCGGCCATCGCGATCAACCTGCGGGAAGGGCGCGGTCCGCTGGAGGGCAATGGCGGGTCCACCATCACCCAGCAGGTGGCCAAGCTTCTGTGCCTTGGCGTGCCCTTCGACCGTGACACATGGGACAGCGAGGCCGATTACGAGGCCGACTGCCGCCGCACAACCATCTGGCGCAAGCTGAAGGAAGTGCCCTATGCGCTGGCGATGGAGGCCAAGTATTCCAAGGCCGACATCCTGACGATCTATTTCAACCGCGTCTATCTGGGGGCCGGCGCGCGCGGGTTCGAGGCGGCGGCGCAGCGGTATTTCGGCAAATCGGCCGCCGACGTGACCCCCTCGGAAGCGGCCATGCTGGCGGGCCTTTTGCGCGCGCCCTCCTATTACGCGCCGACCAACAGTCTGGAACGGGCGACCAACCGCGCGAACCTGATCCTGGGGCTGATGCAGACCCAAGGATATCTGACCGAGGCAGAGGCGCAGCAGGCCATCGCCAATCCCGCCCGCCTGTCCGAGGCCGCGTCCAGCCGCACCGGCGGTTTCTTTGCCGACTGGGTCATGGAATCGGGTCCGCAATTCCTGACCCGCGACACGACCGAGGATGTGATCATCCACACCACGCTGGATCAGGACATCCAGCGCAAGGCCGAGGAGGCGGTCACGGCCGTCTTCCGCGAAAAGGTCAGCCCCGGATCCAAGGCGCAGACGGCGGTGGTCGTCATGTCCGCCGACGGGGCCGTGCGCGGCATGGTCGGCGGGCGCACCGTCGAACCGGCGGGCAGCTTCAACCGCGCGACGCAGGCGCTGCGCCAGACGGGATCGGCGTTCAAGCCCTTCGTCTATGCCGCCGCGATGGATGAAGGCTTCAGCCCGGCGGATTTCGTGGAGGACGTGCCCTTCACGCTGAACATTCCCGGATCGGGCCCGTGGACGCCGTCGAATTATGACCACAAGTTCCGCGGTGTCGTCACGCTGACGCAGGCGCTGGCCCAATCCCTGAACATTCCGGCCGTGCGCGTGTCCGAGGCGGTGGGGCGGCAGCGGGTGATCGACGTCGCGTCTGCCTTCGGCATCCGGTCGAACTTGGTGAACGCCCCCTCTCTGGCGCTGGGGGTGTCGGAGGCGACGCTGCTGGAAATGACGGGCGCCTATGCCGGCATTCTGAACGGCGGGACGGCGGTGCATCCCTACGGCCTTCTGGACCTGCGCCTGCGGGGCGACGACACGCCCCTGATCGGCCAATCGGGCGGCACGGGCGAACGCGTCATCTCGGACGAGGCGGCGCAGCTTCTGACCTATATGATGACGCAGGTGATCGAGACGGGAACCGGGCGGCGCGCGCAGCTTCCCGGCGGGCGCGAGGCGGCGGGCAAGTCCGGCACCACGCAGGCCGCGCGGGATGCGTGGTTCATGGGGTTCACCGCCGATTACGTCGTGGGGGTCTGGATGGGGTATGACGACAACACCCCGCTGCAGGGAACCACGGGCGGCGGTCTGCCCGCCGACATCTGGCGCGAGGTGATGGCGCGGGTGGAGGAGGGGCGTCCGATGACGCCGCTGCGCAAGATCGTGCCCGCCCCGCGCACCCCTCCGGCCGCGCCCACCAACCAGCCGGTGCAGGACGCGGCCCCCGTGGCCCCGCCCCCGCCGCCGCCGATGCAGGAGCCGAACGTGGCCGAGCGCATCCTGAACGACGTGCGCCGCGCCTTCGGCGGGTGA
- a CDS encoding P-II family nitrogen regulator, which yields MKLIIAAIKPFKLEEVREALTAIGVRGMMVTEIKGFGSQSGHTEIYRGAEYAVNFVPKVRLEIVVSDALAEPVVEAIGKTAKTDKIGDGKIFVLDVEQAVRVRTGETDDDAL from the coding sequence GTGAAACTGATCATTGCAGCAATCAAGCCGTTCAAGCTGGAGGAGGTCCGCGAAGCCCTGACCGCCATCGGCGTCCGCGGCATGATGGTAACGGAAATCAAGGGCTTCGGATCGCAGTCCGGCCATACCGAAATCTATCGCGGGGCCGAATACGCGGTGAATTTCGTGCCGAAGGTGCGGCTGGAGATCGTCGTGTCGGACGCGCTGGCCGAACCCGTCGTCGAGGCGATCGGCAAGACGGCCAAGACCGACAAGATCGGCGACGGCAAGATCTTTGTCTTGGATGTGGAACAGGCCGTCCGTGTTCGGACCGGCGAAACGGATGACGACGCGTTGTGA
- a CDS encoding MlaA family lipoprotein — protein MMMLNNTYRRVGRTRVSAVVAMSALALLTACGPAPQASGTYDPQEEINRQRHEFNKGFDRTLLRPASRGYGTVVPGPVRTGVSNFAENLELPGDVINGVLQGRPGAALENTARFVVNTTVGLLGIWDPASRIGLEGRSTDFGETMYVWGVGEGAYVEHPFLGPSTERDTWGRIVDYGLNPLRFLIETPESTYATAAKGGEILDDRYRYDATIDDLLYDSADSYAQARLAYLQNRRYTLEQGSAGTMSADDGFIDPYADATDGAPAPVAAAPTDFIDPYEDANAQ, from the coding sequence ATGATGATGCTTAACAATACGTATCGCCGCGTGGGCCGGACACGCGTCTCCGCCGTGGTCGCCATGTCCGCCCTGGCCCTTCTGACCGCCTGCGGTCCCGCGCCGCAAGCCAGCGGCACCTATGACCCGCAGGAGGAGATCAACCGCCAGCGTCACGAGTTCAACAAGGGCTTCGACCGCACCCTGCTGCGTCCCGCGTCGCGGGGATACGGCACCGTGGTTCCCGGCCCGGTGCGCACGGGCGTGTCGAACTTCGCCGAGAATCTGGAACTGCCCGGCGACGTGATCAACGGCGTGTTGCAGGGCCGTCCGGGCGCCGCGCTGGAAAACACCGCGCGCTTTGTCGTCAACACGACCGTCGGCCTTCTGGGCATCTGGGATCCGGCCAGCCGCATCGGCCTCGAAGGCCGCTCCACCGATTTCGGTGAAACGATGTATGTGTGGGGCGTCGGCGAAGGCGCCTATGTCGAGCATCCGTTCCTTGGACCGTCGACCGAACGCGACACCTGGGGCAGGATCGTCGATTACGGCCTGAACCCGCTGCGCTTCCTGATCGAGACGCCCGAAAGCACCTATGCCACGGCGGCCAAGGGGGGCGAGATCCTGGACGACCGTTATCGTTACGACGCGACCATTGACGATCTTTTGTACGACAGCGCCGACAGCTATGCCCAGGCCCGTCTGGCCTACCTTCAGAACCGCAGATATACATTGGAGCAGGGTTCCGCCGGAACCATGTCGGCGGATGACGGGTTTATAGACCCGTATGCGGACGCAACGGACGGGGCCCCCGCCCCGGTCGCCGCCGCGCCCACCGACTTCATCGACCCTTACGAGGACGCTAATGCCCAATGA
- a CDS encoding aromatic amino acid transaminase produces the protein MFDALRPQAPDMILRLMQMFRDDPRGGKVDLGVGVYRDATGRTPVMRAVREAGRRMWAAEETKVYTAMPGDPAFLDAMRRLVLGPDTGAAIATPGGTGALRQAFELIRLARPDATIWLPDPTWPNHPALISAVGLRQATYRYFDTATGGLDVDGMMADLERVAAGDVILLHGCCHNPTGADLRPAHWAHVARILAHRGALPLIDMAYQGFGEGVEDDALPTRRLVTQVPEALIAASCSKNFGIYRERTGVLIATGGGDVVQDNLTALNRLAYSFPPDHGARLVATVLTSADLEADWRAELDGIRRGMVALREALAVALRAECRSDRFGFVAEHRGMFSRLGLSPAEVEALRDRHGIYMLGDSRMNVAGLTADTVPVLARAIAQVTA, from the coding sequence ATGTTCGACGCCCTGCGGCCGCAAGCCCCCGACATGATCCTGCGGCTGATGCAGATGTTCCGCGACGATCCGCGCGGCGGCAAGGTCGATCTGGGGGTCGGCGTCTATCGCGATGCGACGGGCCGGACGCCGGTAATGCGCGCGGTGCGCGAGGCGGGGCGGCGGATGTGGGCGGCGGAGGAGACCAAGGTCTATACCGCGATGCCCGGCGATCCGGCCTTTCTGGACGCGATGCGGCGGCTAGTGCTGGGCCCTGATACCGGCGCGGCGATCGCCACGCCCGGCGGCACCGGCGCGCTGCGTCAGGCGTTCGAACTGATCCGCCTGGCCCGCCCCGACGCGACCATCTGGTTGCCCGATCCCACATGGCCCAACCATCCGGCGTTGATTTCGGCCGTGGGCCTGCGGCAAGCCACCTACCGTTATTTCGACACGGCGACGGGCGGGCTGGACGTGGACGGGATGATGGCGGATCTGGAGCGGGTGGCGGCGGGGGATGTCATTCTTCTGCACGGGTGCTGCCACAATCCGACGGGGGCCGACCTGCGCCCCGCCCATTGGGCGCATGTGGCGCGGATACTGGCGCATCGGGGCGCGCTGCCGCTGATCGACATGGCCTATCAGGGGTTTGGCGAGGGGGTGGAGGACGACGCCCTGCCGACCCGCCGTCTGGTGACGCAGGTGCCCGAGGCGTTGATCGCGGCCTCCTGTTCCAAGAATTTCGGCATCTATCGCGAACGGACCGGGGTGCTGATCGCGACCGGCGGCGGCGATGTGGTGCAGGACAACCTGACCGCGCTGAACCGTCTGGCCTATTCGTTCCCGCCCGACCACGGCGCGCGGCTGGTGGCGACCGTCCTGACCTCCGCCGATCTGGAGGCGGATTGGCGCGCGGAACTTGACGGCATCCGGCGCGGCATGGTGGCCCTGCGCGAGGCGCTGGCCGTGGCGCTGCGGGCCGAATGCCGGTCGGACCGCTTCGGGTTCGTGGCCGAGCATCGGGGCATGTTCTCGCGCCTCGGCCTTTCCCCTGCCGAGGTGGAGGCGCTGCGCGACCGGCATGGCATCTACATGCTGGGCGACAGCCGGATGAACGTGGCGGGCCTGACGGCGGACACGGTTCCGGTTTTGGCCCGCGCCATCGCCCAGGTCACCGCATGA
- a CDS encoding ammonium transporter, producing the protein MKTAGLAALMALAALPALAQDAPVEATEAVATAVPTDVAFILNTLLFLIGGFLVFWMAAGFAMLEAGLVRSKNVAMQCLKNIALFSFACTMYYLIGYNLMYPLGNWSIGSDETGGYLGAFGVAILEAVGVGADGVDDYSYASTGSDFFFQVMFCATTASIVSGALAERIRLWPFLIFTLILTALIYPIQASWKWGGGFLDAAGFLDFAGSTVVHSVGGWAALAGALILGPRLGKYVNGRVVAFPGSNLTLATLGTFILWLGWFGFNGASQLAMGTISDAADISRVFANTNSAAAGGAIAALILTQLMYKKADLTMVLNGALAGLVSITAEPLTPTLGGALLIGAVGGVLVVLVVPLLDRMKIDDVVGAIPVHLVCGIWGTLAVVLSNPDATLGAQLLGIVVVGVFVFVVSAVVWLILKATMGLRASAEDEMMGLDKAELGLEAYPEFTKL; encoded by the coding sequence ATGAAAACCGCAGGACTTGCCGCGCTGATGGCGCTGGCCGCCCTGCCCGCGCTGGCGCAGGACGCCCCGGTGGAGGCGACCGAGGCCGTCGCCACCGCCGTGCCCACCGACGTCGCCTTCATCCTGAACACGCTGCTGTTCCTGATCGGCGGCTTTCTGGTGTTCTGGATGGCGGCTGGTTTCGCCATGCTGGAGGCGGGCCTTGTGCGGTCCAAGAACGTGGCGATGCAGTGCCTGAAGAACATCGCGCTCTTTTCCTTCGCCTGCACCATGTATTACCTCATCGGCTACAACCTGATGTATCCCTTGGGCAACTGGTCCATCGGCTCGGATGAGACGGGCGGCTATCTGGGGGCCTTCGGCGTCGCCATTCTGGAAGCGGTCGGCGTGGGGGCCGACGGGGTGGACGATTACTCCTATGCCTCCACCGGGTCGGATTTCTTCTTTCAGGTGATGTTCTGCGCCACCACCGCGTCGATCGTGTCGGGCGCGCTGGCCGAACGCATCCGCCTGTGGCCCTTCCTGATCTTCACCCTGATCCTGACCGCGCTGATCTATCCGATCCAGGCGTCGTGGAAATGGGGCGGCGGTTTCCTGGATGCGGCGGGCTTTCTCGACTTCGCCGGCTCCACGGTCGTTCATTCGGTCGGTGGCTGGGCCGCGCTGGCGGGCGCGCTGATCCTTGGGCCGCGTCTGGGCAAATATGTCAACGGTCGTGTTGTCGCGTTTCCGGGGTCCAACCTGACGCTGGCGACGCTGGGCACCTTCATCCTGTGGCTGGGCTGGTTCGGGTTCAACGGCGCGTCGCAGCTGGCGATGGGCACGATCAGCGATGCGGCCGACATCAGCCGCGTCTTTGCCAACACCAATTCGGCCGCCGCCGGCGGGGCGATCGCCGCCCTGATCCTGACGCAGCTGATGTACAAGAAGGCCGACCTGACGATGGTGCTGAACGGCGCGCTGGCGGGCCTTGTGTCCATCACCGCCGAACCGCTGACCCCGACGCTGGGCGGCGCGCTTCTGATCGGGGCCGTGGGCGGCGTTCTGGTCGTGCTGGTCGTGCCGCTGCTGGACCGGATGAAGATCGACGACGTGGTCGGCGCCATTCCGGTGCACCTTGTCTGCGGCATCTGGGGCACGCTGGCCGTGGTTCTGTCGAACCCCGACGCGACGCTGGGCGCACAGCTTCTGGGCATCGTGGTCGTCGGCGTGTTCGTCTTCGTGGTGTCGGCGGTCGTCTGGCTGATCCTGAAGGCCACGATGGGCCTGCGCGCCTCGGCCGAGGATGAGATGATGGGTCTGGACAAGGCCGAACTGGGGCTCGAGGCCTACCCCGAGTTCACCAAGCTCTGA
- a CDS encoding MlaC/ttg2D family ABC transporter substrate-binding protein, translating to MPNDLTFPAIDRRMVMGGMLAGGALVALPGMSFAQGGADAARAAVEQAVAAVNRTIASGKSEQAMYGDFERIFAQYADVPTIARSTLGVAARQATASQLQAYTQAYQGYVSRKYGRRFREFVGGQIDVTGVNPIKSYYEVVSVARTRGNSPADVRWHVSTNSGSPRFFNIIIQGVNMLASERTEVQAILDQQGGSIDRLTEALRRA from the coding sequence ATGCCCAATGATCTGACCTTCCCCGCCATCGACCGTCGCATGGTCATGGGCGGAATGCTGGCCGGCGGTGCGCTGGTCGCCCTGCCCGGCATGTCGTTCGCCCAAGGCGGTGCCGACGCCGCCCGTGCCGCCGTGGAACAGGCGGTCGCCGCCGTGAACCGCACCATCGCCTCGGGCAAGTCCGAACAGGCGATGTATGGCGATTTCGAACGCATCTTCGCGCAATATGCCGATGTGCCCACCATCGCCCGCTCCACCCTCGGCGTGGCCGCGCGGCAGGCGACGGCCAGCCAGCTTCAGGCCTATACCCAGGCCTATCAAGGCTATGTCTCGCGCAAATACGGCCGCCGCTTCCGCGAATTCGTGGGCGGCCAGATCGACGTGACCGGCGTGAACCCGATCAAAAGCTACTATGAGGTCGTCTCGGTCGCCCGCACGCGCGGCAATTCGCCCGCCGACGTGCGCTGGCACGTGTCCACCAATTCGGGCAGCCCGCGCTTTTTCAACATCATCATCCAAGGGGTGAACATGTTGGCGTCGGAACGGACCGAGGTGCAGGCCATTCTGGACCAGCAGGGCGGCAGCATCGACCGGCTGACCGAGGCGCTGCGCCGCGCCTGA